A genome region from Gadus chalcogrammus isolate NIFS_2021 chromosome 5, NIFS_Gcha_1.0, whole genome shotgun sequence includes the following:
- the LOC130382720 gene encoding cell cycle control protein 50A-like produces MMASGYNAKEEDGHHSGAPGNGGAGAVKSKKPDNTAFKQQRLPAWQPILTAGTVLPAFFVIGLIFIPIGIGLFVTSNNIKEFEIDYTGIEASSPCYNCAQNYSWNSTSSCTCKVPFTLEQPFESNVFMYYGLSNFYQNHRRYVKSRDDSQLNGDLTSLKSPSKECEPYRYAMTDKLPIAPCGAIANSLFNDTLELYHLSNGTRTAVVLMKKGIAWWTDKNVKFRNPGGNANLTVAFQGTSKPVNWRTPVFELDPNDPDNNGFINEDFIVWMRTAALPTFRKLYRIIQKKADAPTLASGKYELEVSYNYPVRSFDGRKRVILSTISWMGGKNPFLGIAYITVGSVCFFLAVVLLIIHHKYDNRCSSADIPN; encoded by the exons ATGATGGCGTCAGGCTACAACGCCAAGGAAGAGGACGGACATCACTCGGGTGCTCCGGGCAATGGTGGAGCAGGAGCTGTCAAAAGCAAAAAGCCGGACAACACGGCGTTCAAGCAGCAGAGGTTACCTGCGTGGCAGCCCATCTTGACGGCTGGCACCGTACTGCCCGCTTTCTTTGTCATCGGCCTCATCTTCATCCCCATTGGCATCGGCTTGTTTGTGACTTCGAATAACATCAAGGAGTTCGAG ATTGATTACACAGGTATCGAGGCGTCCAGTCCATGCTACAACTGCGCTCAGAACTACAGCTGGAACAGCACGAGTTCCTGCACCTGTAAAGTGCCTTTCACCCTTGAACAACCCTTTGAG AGCAATGTGTTCATGTACTACGGCCTATCCAACTTCTATCAAAATCACAGACGCTACGTCAAATCAAGAGACGACAGCCAGCTGAACGGTGATCTGACATCATTAAAG AGCCCGAGCAAGGAATGTGAACCCTACCGATATGCGATGACCGATAAACTTCCTATTGCTCCATGTGGTGCCATCGCTAACAGCCTTTTCAACG ACACTCTAGAGCTGTACCACCTGAGCAACGGCACCAGGACTGCTGTTGTTCTGATGAAGAAGGGTATCGCCTGGTGGACCGACAAGAACGTCAAGTTCAGGAACCCGGGTGGAAATGCCAACCTCACCGTTGCCTTCCAAG GCACATCGAAGCCGGTGAACTGGAGGACGCCCGTGTTCGAGTTGGACCCCAACGACCCCGACAACAACGGCTTCATCAACGAGGACTTCATCGTGTGGATGCGCACGGCCGCCCTGCCCACCTTCCGCAAGCTGTACCGGATCATCCAGAAGAAGGCGGATGCCCCCACGCTGGCCAGTGGCAAATATGAGCTGGAGGTCTCCTACA ATTACCCCGTGCGCAGCTTCGACGGCCGTAAGCGCGTGATCCTGAGCACCATCTCGTGGATGGGCGGCAAGAACCCCTTCCTGGGCATCGCCTACATCACGGTGGGGTCGGTCTGCTTCTTCCTGGCTGTGGTGCTGCTCATCATCCACCACAAGTACGACAACCGCTGCAGCAGCGCCGACATTCCCAACTGA